aatataatcccatttctttaaaaaaaagatataactaaggaaaaaaaaaaaaaacaaaaaaacaaaaaacaaaaaaaaaaacaaaaaaaaaacaaaaaaaaaacaaaaaattaaattaaaaaaagtaaaagaaataaaaaaaataaaatgttagGTATTAAAGAATCGTCTAATACCATCACTAAAATTACTGAAGAAAGAGATAATCTCGAAGATACTGGTCAAGAAACCTCTTCGAAAGAGATCAACAGTGCctccaataacaataataataatagtaacaacaacaacaacgacaataataacaatactaataatagtaacaacaataacaatacccAAGTTATTTCTATATGTAATGATCTGTCTAAGCAACTACAGCAAATTCTAAACACTCCCTATGTAGGTGATGACGAAACTTTAATTCCCGGATTTCTATTATTTGCTcatacaaaattaaattcaCTAATTGTTGCTGATGACTATAAAGATTGTGTTGCCTTATTGGAGTTTTCATGGAAGTTTATACATAGTTTAATCTTCAAGAAATACTACAGCATCAAAAAgcaaattttaaacaagTATAACATTACGGACAACAAACTAAGGGATAATGTACAATGTATCGTAGAGTTAAGAAAACTATCTTCCCgttttaataaatgttttaaaatgaTTCATAAATTCTATTATaacaatttagaaaaaatagttCTTAACTCTTATGATAATATTGTACAAATTATCCCAgaaaaactattaaaagaaaatttaaatattaaaaatactcTGGTAGAAACTACTACAAAGAGTACCGGTTCTGTGCTTCTTGTTTCTGTGGCTACTTCAGTTTACCACTGTTTGGCCAGTTTGGGTCAATGTCAAAGATATATGGCCTTAATGGAATCTATTAATTACAAAATtgaagattttaaaaaatctttgaaatatttaaatttggcAGAATTGATTTTACCCTCTGTAGGTGATACCTTCATCatcaaatcaaaaatatacatgTGTTGTGATTGTTATGGTTATTCGgtttattgtttattgAGAGCCAGTTTATCAAGGATACCAAGCGAAGTTGCTCAGCAAAATCTATTGAACTTATTGGAAGAAAGATCAAACGAAGATTTTAAGAAAATGTTAGATAAAATGgataaaatgaataaaaataagaaaaataaaatgattaTTAATAAGGAAATCATTGAGAATTATTTCTTATACTGTTGGGCCATCGTTTTAACCAATAAAGATCATGATTTCgataatgatgaaattTGTCAATTTagattaaatatttttttggagaAAATAGCTGCTagatacaaaaaaaatattgagcCAATCTACgtcaatttattaattttaattggtGGGTTTGAACTGTTTGTtaaaggtaaaaaaaagatcaacTTATCAGATATTGATACACATCAGCTGTCTTATTTGAATTTTGCATTTAGATACATTGTTTACATTTTAAATGTGGTTATCTCCCAAGAATGGAATAATTTCCATCAAGGATATCAATATTTGGCGTTTTTACGTATCGTAAATTGTTGGTTAAAATCCAATAAGTTGGTGTTACAGTATGCCCATAGAAATGAGGATTTCAACAAAACATTTTCcacaattttaaatatgatAATCAAGTCGAACAAATCAACTATAGAATTAACACACAGACCCAAGAGACAATACTACTTCAGAGAAGATGTAGAATTAAGAGAATTTCAACCTATTAATTTTGCAATGTCGGATTTTAACGATTCAGGACTAGTCAACTACAAAGAttctaataaaagatttatgGGTTTAGTTGACGATATTGAGGATTTACATAACAGCGATAATGATAGCAATAACGTTAGTAGCAAAGAAGATTCTATGACAACCAAtgctagtaataataataaatttcacTACAACTTAGAGGAACAGGAGGGCAAATTAAGGATTATGGCTATTGTTTATAGTGGTAAGAGGATAATTGATGGAAATTTTgtgaatataaaatttgaaaacgGGAAATATGTctatattaataaagacAATGAACGTTCtgatactaaaaaaaataagaaacaGAATTttgaagagaaaaaattaccaaAGAACAATATGAAACCATTATCAAGACCAACATTAGATTCAGCTAAGAATGTTAAAATGAACAGGAAACCTGAAAAAgagtttaaaatttttaataataataataataatattagtgGTAATAGGAATAGAACTAGTAAAGATAAGCCTGATACATGGGGATATAGTGGCCCTTCATTTGCTAGTAAGGCACCATTGAATTTTCAAACTAAGCCCACTACGATTGACATTAGTAGTCATTTGATTGGTGATGGTTCAAACAACAATTTTGGCTCCACATATATGGGAAGTGATATTAACACTAACAACATAATACCTAATATgaataaagaagaaatagaaCAAGAAGTCAATAATGATTATAAACATTTGAATGAAGCGTTAAATAATgtctttaataaaaatatctcATATACTAATGACGACGACAACAACACCAACaacaccaccaccaccaccaccaccaacaacaacaacaccaccaccaccaccaccaccaccaacaacaacaacagcaacaaccaTGATGATGAATCAGGAGTAAAACGTGAACAATTGACATCGCCCATGTCGTCAAATACCACTCATTTATACGGGAAAAAACATTCTATGTGGACCTTAAATGGTATGGATGAATTTTCTAGTAACAGTATTAATGGTAACCATGATAAGGGTAATGGTGATGTCAATGAAAATGacattaacaataataagcttgatattgatgataataataaaaattctcACTTAATGAATGTAAGTGTCAAttccaataacaacaacaacaacaataataatagcgaTACTCCTGTTTCATTGGAAACAAAGTTGCTGAGCAACGGTATGCTAACTACCATTTATTCTGCTGCTAATCAAAATGttatcaacaacaatagtATAAAAAACTTATATCATGAAAATTCAATAGATACCAGGGATGGTGTGATAGTTAATAATGGTACTAGTAACAGTAGTCCTGAAATGTTATGGTATAGAGCACAAGAATCGACTCAACCCTCCATAAAAGATCAATACTTACAATCCAATATTAGTCCACCGCACGAGGTTTtacatcaacaacaacaagttAAAACCCAAAACCAAAAtcaaaagattttttattcGCAGTATGAACCTGAGTCTTCtaaacaacagcaac
This Saccharomycodes ludwigii strain NBRC 1722 chromosome II, whole genome shotgun sequence DNA region includes the following protein-coding sequences:
- a CDS encoding EST1 family protein (similar to Saccharomyces cerevisiae YDR206W | EBS1 | Est1-like Bcy1 Suppressor (paralog of YLR233C | EST1)), with the translated sequence MLGIKESSNTITKITEERDNLEDTGQETSSKEINSASNNNNNNSNNNNNDNNNNTNNSNNNNNTQVISICNDLSKQLQQILNTPYVGDDETLIPGFLLFAHTKLNSLIVADDYKDCVALLEFSWKFIHSLIFKKYYSIKKQILNKYNITDNKLRDNVQCIVELRKLSSRFNKCFKMIHKFYYNNLEKIVLNSYDNIVQIIPEKLLKENLNIKNTLVETTTKSTGSVLLVSVATSVYHCLASLGQCQRYMALMESINYKIEDFKKSLKYLNLAELILPSVGDTFIIKSKIYMCCDCYGYSVYCLLRASLSRIPSEVAQQNLLNLLEERSNEDFKKMLDKMDKMNKNKKNKMIINKEIIENYFLYCWAIVLTNKDHDFDNDEICQFRLNIFLEKIAARYKKNIEPIYVNLLILIGGFELFVKGKKKINLSDIDTHQLSYLNFAFRYIVYILNVVISQEWNNFHQGYQYLAFLRIVNCWLKSNKLVLQYAHRNEDFNKTFSTILNMIIKSNKSTIELTHRPKRQYYFREDVELREFQPINFAMSDFNDSGLVNYKDSNKRFMGLVDDIEDLHNSDNDSNNVSSKEDSMTTNASNNNKFHYNLEEQEGKLRIMAIVYSGKRIIDGNFVNIKFENGKYVYINKDNERSDTKKNKKQNFEEKKLPKNNMKPLSRPTLDSAKNVKMNRKPEKEFKIFNNNNNNISGNRNRTSKDKPDTWGYSGPSFASKAPLNFQTKPTTIDISSHLIGDGSNNNFGSTYMGSDINTNNIIPNMNKEEIEQEVNNDYKHLNEALNNVFNKNISYTNDDDNNTNNTTTTTTTNNNNTTTTTTTTNNNNSNNHDDESGVKREQLTSPMSSNTTHLYGKKHSMWTLNGMDEFSSNSINGNHDKGNGDVNENDINNNKLDIDDNNKNSHLMNVSVNSNNNNNNNNNSDTPVSLETKLLSNGMLTTIYSAANQNVINNNSIKNLYHENSIDTRDGVIVNNGTSNSSPEMLWYRAQESTQPSIKDQYLQSNISPPHEVLHQQQQVKTQNQNQKIFYSQYEPESSKQQQHYLTNNIPSGKFATNLSSTSSSVTSNLNMSSPLMDNGTCINAVYNGHNMGVPNTNNGSHNITNNVHELFYHLNNNTNVASSSAINNSNKTTSSRTSSNIDNNTGVNYDVNSNLGNINPSSITQNNMLNTYNNNSTGNNANSSIADYSDGSCNTNYNCLNFYTEHDNSKFL